A window of Metabacillus sp. B2-18 contains these coding sequences:
- a CDS encoding ABC transporter ATP-binding protein — protein sequence METFKKLKSFYWPYRKYFLWSLFFVLFITGITVIYPIVLQLTIDEIVLKKQYEYIPWIVVGFLSLMVVKGVSAFFHQYLGDMFGIQSVYRLRNALYEKLQRLPFIYYDNAKTGDLMSRLTADVEGFRFFLSFGFSELVRFLLLICGTLTVMFIYSVPLTLVTIAALPFLAVAVYHFDKRVHPAFRNIRESFGKLNTNVQENISGIQTVKALSREDFEISKFNQANGNYKEKSLTTSFVWAKFFPLMELIGNICVVALLAYGSVLVIQGGLQPGELVAFFSLVWYLMNPIMHLGFVINLFSQSKASGERLLEILEAEESIRDQENILPDTKINGDVTFCNVSLRYKEEESLALHQLTFQASKGKTIGLIGSTGSGKTSLTQLMTRFYTPTSGQILIDGEDIRDYSLKALRSNIGVVLQESFLFSSTIKSNIAYGRPDATIDEIIDAAKRAQAHDFIMELKDGYDTMLGERGLGLSGGQKQRIAIARAICMDPRILILDDATSAVDMTTESHIQQALKEVMKGRTTFIIAHRISSLKHADEILVLDSGSIIERGTHERLLQQEGYYKRIYNIQYKDQKAVLHSTAG from the coding sequence ATGGAAACGTTTAAAAAATTAAAAAGCTTTTATTGGCCATACAGAAAGTATTTCTTATGGTCATTGTTTTTTGTCTTATTTATTACAGGCATTACGGTTATTTATCCAATTGTTTTGCAATTAACAATCGATGAAATTGTATTAAAGAAACAATATGAGTATATTCCATGGATTGTGGTTGGTTTTTTATCATTGATGGTGGTAAAAGGGGTATCTGCATTTTTTCATCAATATTTAGGAGATATGTTTGGGATACAGTCAGTTTACAGACTTAGAAATGCTTTATATGAAAAGTTACAGCGATTGCCTTTTATTTACTATGATAATGCTAAAACGGGTGATTTAATGTCCCGATTGACTGCTGATGTAGAAGGGTTTCGTTTCTTTTTATCGTTCGGTTTTTCTGAGCTTGTTCGATTTTTACTATTAATATGCGGAACATTAACAGTTATGTTTATTTATTCCGTACCGTTAACGTTAGTAACGATTGCTGCTTTACCTTTTCTAGCGGTGGCTGTATATCATTTTGATAAACGTGTACATCCAGCTTTTCGGAACATTCGTGAATCATTTGGAAAGCTAAACACGAATGTGCAAGAAAATATTAGTGGAATACAAACGGTTAAGGCACTTTCTCGTGAGGATTTTGAAATATCAAAGTTTAACCAAGCAAACGGCAATTACAAAGAAAAATCATTAACAACCTCCTTTGTTTGGGCGAAATTTTTCCCTCTCATGGAGTTAATCGGAAATATATGTGTTGTCGCATTGCTTGCATACGGAAGTGTACTTGTTATTCAAGGAGGCCTGCAACCTGGTGAGCTTGTTGCTTTTTTCAGTTTAGTTTGGTATTTAATGAACCCAATCATGCACTTAGGATTTGTTATTAACTTATTTTCGCAATCGAAGGCATCAGGAGAGCGACTACTTGAAATTTTAGAGGCTGAGGAAAGCATTCGAGATCAAGAAAATATCCTTCCCGATACTAAAATAAATGGAGATGTAACCTTTTGCAATGTAAGTTTACGTTATAAAGAGGAAGAATCACTAGCATTACATCAACTAACTTTTCAGGCATCAAAGGGAAAAACAATCGGGTTAATTGGTTCAACTGGTTCTGGAAAAACAAGTTTGACTCAATTGATGACAAGGTTTTATACACCAACAAGTGGTCAAATTTTAATTGATGGAGAAGATATTCGTGATTATTCATTAAAAGCATTACGCTCAAATATAGGAGTGGTTTTACAAGAATCATTTTTATTTTCATCCACAATTAAATCAAATATAGCTTACGGAAGACCAGATGCCACGATAGATGAAATTATTGATGCAGCAAAACGTGCGCAGGCACATGATTTCATTATGGAACTGAAAGACGGATACGATACGATGTTAGGTGAAAGAGGACTCGGGCTTTCAGGAGGACAAAAGCAAAGAATTGCAATTGCCAGAGCAATTTGCATGGATCCACGCATTCTTATTTTAGATGATGCAACAAGTGCTGTAGATATGACGACAGAGTCTCATATTCAACAAGCATTAAAAGAAGTGATGAAGGGTCGAACGACATTTATCATTGCCCATCGTATTTCTTCTCTGAAGCATGCTGATGAGATTCTTGTTCTTGATAGTGGCTCAATTATTGAGAGAGGAACTCATGAAAGGCTTCTACAGCAAGAAGGTTATTACAAACGAATCTATAATATTCAATATAAAGATCAAAAAGCTGTTCTACACTCAACAGCAGGGTAG
- a CDS encoding ABC transporter ATP-binding protein, with the protein MRNKDIKEKIKERFHYSTETVIDKPFNWQQMWRLLSYLKPYSRTLLPAAFIAVLIFAVVRLVAPILIGKYTLDYAIANKDIKLLIILVTTISFLYLVSYIANTFRIRWMNMLGQNVIYDIRKHIFTHVQSLSHRFFDQRSAGSILVRIMNDINSLQELFTSGVINLLMDFILLIGVVVLLFTLSPQLTLAIMVIVPLMFFISTSLRKKIRRSWQTVRLKQSKLNSHLNESIQGIRVTQSFTQEKENIEYFDGVNSENFGSWQNATKRNAMFTPIVEMTNAIGTAILIAYGATLIANESITIGTFVSFAFYLGMFWEPISRLGQVYNQLLMGMASSERIFEFIDEKPNVADSDNPTNLKSMKGKIDFESVEFAYDSSRKALNKISLSISAGQTVALVGHTGSGKTTIANLISRFYDATGGSVKIDDINIKNLPISELRSRISVVLQDTFIFSGTIMDNIRFGCPTASDEQVVNAAKAVGADDFICCLSSGYLTEVEERGNVLSVGERQLISFARTLLADPTIIILDEATASIDTETEVKIQQALKTLLSGRTAIMIAHRLSTIREADNIIVLDHGEIMEQGNHEQLMEKEGVYYGLVKAQFTMLEVG; encoded by the coding sequence ATGAGAAACAAAGATATAAAAGAAAAAATTAAGGAAAGATTTCATTACTCCACAGAAACGGTTATAGATAAACCATTTAATTGGCAGCAAATGTGGAGATTACTAAGTTACTTGAAACCGTATTCCAGAACATTACTTCCTGCAGCATTTATTGCTGTCCTCATTTTTGCAGTGGTCCGTCTCGTGGCACCTATATTAATAGGGAAATATACACTAGATTACGCAATTGCAAATAAAGATATCAAGCTTCTCATTATCTTAGTTACGACAATTTCTTTTCTCTATCTTGTATCTTACATAGCCAACACATTTCGAATCAGGTGGATGAACATGCTTGGTCAAAATGTAATCTATGATATTAGAAAGCATATATTTACCCATGTTCAGTCATTGTCTCACAGATTTTTTGATCAGCGTTCCGCAGGTTCTATCCTAGTTCGAATTATGAATGATATTAATTCCCTTCAGGAGCTATTTACTAGTGGGGTAATCAACCTGTTAATGGATTTCATCCTCTTAATCGGGGTTGTAGTACTTTTGTTTACTCTTAGTCCTCAACTCACTTTAGCAATTATGGTTATTGTGCCACTTATGTTTTTCATTTCTACCAGTCTACGAAAAAAAATACGTCGTTCTTGGCAAACTGTACGATTAAAGCAATCAAAACTGAATTCACATCTGAATGAATCAATTCAGGGAATCCGAGTGACTCAATCATTTACACAAGAAAAAGAAAACATTGAATATTTCGATGGAGTTAACTCGGAGAATTTTGGGTCATGGCAAAATGCTACCAAACGCAATGCAATGTTTACACCAATTGTTGAGATGACAAACGCAATTGGTACAGCTATTTTAATTGCTTATGGAGCAACCCTGATAGCAAATGAATCAATTACAATCGGAACTTTTGTTTCTTTTGCTTTTTACTTAGGAATGTTTTGGGAACCAATTTCGAGACTAGGCCAGGTATATAATCAATTGCTAATGGGAATGGCTTCTTCAGAAAGAATTTTTGAATTTATTGATGAAAAACCGAATGTTGCTGATTCGGATAATCCGACCAACCTTAAGAGTATGAAGGGTAAAATTGATTTTGAATCAGTGGAATTTGCCTATGATTCTTCTAGAAAAGCACTCAACAAGATCTCTTTATCAATCTCAGCGGGGCAAACAGTTGCATTGGTTGGCCATACAGGTTCTGGAAAAACAACAATCGCCAATTTAATTAGTCGTTTTTATGATGCAACTGGGGGAAGTGTAAAAATTGATGATATAAATATTAAAAATTTACCAATCAGTGAATTAAGATCACGTATCAGTGTTGTTCTTCAAGATACATTTATCTTTTCAGGCACAATTATGGATAATATTCGGTTCGGTTGCCCAACAGCTTCGGACGAACAGGTGGTAAATGCTGCGAAAGCAGTTGGTGCGGATGATTTCATATGCTGTTTGTCTAGTGGTTACTTAACAGAAGTAGAGGAAAGAGGAAATGTATTGTCAGTAGGTGAACGACAACTTATTTCTTTTGCTCGGACACTACTTGCAGATCCAACCATTATTATACTTGATGAAGCAACTGCAAGTATTGATACTGAAACAGAAGTGAAAATTCAACAAGCACTGAAAACCCTCCTGAGTGGAAGAACTGCAATAATGATTGCCCATCGACTTTCAACAATTCGTGAGGCTGATAATATTATTGTTTTGGATCATGGTGAAATTATGGAGCAAGGAAATCATGAACAACTAATGGAGAAAGAGGGTGTTTACTATGGATTGGTCAAAGCTCAATTTACTATGTTAGAAGTGGGATAA